One part of the Sulfoacidibacillus ferrooxidans genome encodes these proteins:
- a CDS encoding 4-hydroxy-3-methylbut-2-enyl diphosphate reductase — protein MENNRLFYVNVLAEGAKEGEQVLDHIKVDLAARAWKRGNTVVHYKLYGTETLEMKDGTKKEMLFGDVGVAKIYLPLEMAALDPKQRPSDLFKYWVSGVIEDFDIKDTGNRVLVMNRAKALKILKERNALKLRERKLYAVIQRELIGAYLVNAGGYTALLPKAYYDWDRDKKARIGEEFPVMVLPSREGAPMIVSRRDAITNPYAMLNLNKNAEVGGVLTRMNRNGTFLVEITKGVTVSVDPINMRRIPELGDFVTIRIIGNNHSGPYGVFEYATDAI, from the coding sequence GTGGAAAATAACCGCTTGTTTTATGTCAACGTGCTTGCAGAAGGGGCTAAGGAAGGGGAACAGGTGCTTGATCACATCAAAGTAGATCTAGCTGCACGTGCGTGGAAACGTGGTAATACAGTTGTACATTATAAGTTGTATGGAACAGAAACATTAGAAATGAAGGATGGCACGAAAAAAGAGATGTTGTTTGGCGATGTGGGCGTAGCGAAGATCTATTTGCCTTTGGAAATGGCTGCTTTAGACCCCAAACAACGTCCTAGCGATTTGTTTAAATACTGGGTGTCAGGCGTCATTGAAGATTTCGACATAAAAGATACGGGAAATCGAGTTTTAGTCATGAATCGAGCCAAGGCACTAAAAATTCTCAAAGAGCGTAATGCACTAAAATTGCGTGAAAGAAAGCTATATGCTGTGATACAACGAGAGCTAATAGGAGCCTACCTCGTCAATGCTGGCGGATATACAGCGTTATTGCCTAAAGCGTACTACGATTGGGATCGAGACAAAAAAGCAAGAATAGGAGAAGAATTCCCTGTTATGGTGCTGCCAAGCAGAGAAGGTGCTCCGATGATAGTATCTCGTCGAGACGCTATAACGAATCCATATGCCATGTTAAATCTCAATAAAAATGCGGAAGTAGGTGGCGTACTGACGCGGATGAATCGTAATGGAACATTTTTAGTTGAAATTACAAAAGGGGTGACGGTCAGCGTAGATCCTATCAACATGAGGAGAATACCCGAATTAGGTGATTTTGTTACGATCAGGATCATAGGGAACAATCATTCAGGACCTTATGGTGTGTTCGAATATGCAACAGATGCTATTTGA